In Bacteroidales bacterium, the following are encoded in one genomic region:
- a CDS encoding PAS domain-containing protein, whose amino-acid sequence MGNNNKTKEQLLKEIDQLRVKIAELEKSENERIRVEEALRKSETRFNEAQRLTQIGSWELDLVTNTLYWSNEIYRMFDLEPKQFGATYEVFLDNIHPDDRAFVDKAYTESVKNKKPYNIVHRLLLSDGTLKFVNERCETFYDDQGNAIRSLGTVQDITWRKQAEEELAKYSEQLEEMVKERTKELEEKNKELDSALKVFVGREITIRDLNNRIRELERK is encoded by the coding sequence ATGGGAAATAACAACAAAACCAAAGAACAACTCTTAAAAGAAATAGATCAATTAAGAGTTAAAATTGCTGAACTGGAGAAATCCGAAAACGAGCGTATAAGAGTGGAAGAAGCACTGCGAAAGAGCGAGACAAGATTTAATGAAGCACAGCGCCTGACTCAAATCGGAAGCTGGGAATTAGATTTAGTTACAAACACACTTTATTGGTCGAATGAAATTTATAGAATGTTTGATTTGGAACCAAAGCAATTCGGAGCCACTTATGAAGTGTTTCTTGACAATATTCATCCCGATGACAGAGCTTTTGTGGACAAAGCTTACACCGAATCAGTAAAAAACAAAAAGCCTTATAATATCGTCCACCGCCTGTTGTTAAGTGATGGAACGCTGAAGTTTGTAAACGAACGCTGCGAAACATTTTACGATGATCAAGGTAATGCTATACGTTCATTAGGAACAGTTCAGGATATTACCTGGCGCAAACAGGCGGAGGAAGAACTCGCAAAATACAGTGAACAATTGGAAGAAATGGTTAAAGAAAGAACCAAAGAACTGGAAGAAAAAAATAAAGAACTCGATAGTGCATTAAAGGTATTTGTTGGTAGAGAAATAACAATAAGAGATTTGAATAATAGAATTAGAGAGTTGGAAAGGAAGTGA
- a CDS encoding response regulator, producing MKRFTFKSIQTRLTYWFLLLTLIPLIVVLIITYFQRVSVIETRTFDKLVAIRDLKVEQLESWLTERISDILTVSTDNELIILEDIIFKEHKDQSDLIEYKNIRRLMNRYLSNYAAYSEIFIINPRTGIVEISTNQIYEGFNKSDDTYFTEPLQTGELFIKDVYYSKTLSRNAMTFSIPLFCSKHDQPDIIGIMVARVDLKNSLYALLLDRVGLGKTGETLIVNKDGMALNELHWYENAPLNLQVNSIPAIRASQGETGITEAIAYNGKKVLAAYTNIHETGWGFVCKQDLFELNAPIREMIRNFIIIFIITGIVISLIAISISKSISKPIVEMDSVAQKIKGGDYSIRNVVRSEDELGSLANSINKTADTLESVITTQKGVMDISETMIGKTSMQEFGIALLKQLMEISRANMSTFYILNEATSEYEHFVSVGANEKLLKPFNAENPEGEFGNALSKKSIYYLHNIPEDTIFKFKTIAGDLVPKEIITIPVLIENTVVALISLVNINKFRIESYEILKQSWFSINTSYSSLLSNERTRILAESLTRTNQQLEAQSEELQNQAEELQEQTNELHRSSEELQEQNLELETQRNQVEEANRLKSEFLSNMSHELRTPLNSINALSQVLIMQAKNKLNDDENNYLEIIERNGKRLLSLINDILDLSKIEAGKMDILPQPVFVNSVLTVIKENMQTLAENKGISINLDIPDNLPVIETDESKLHQVIMNIVSNAVKFTKKGNVTISAKHDNENIFIEVKDTGIGVSVEMLPHIFDEFRQADGSSSRQYEGTGLGLAIANKLIMVLGGNIKVKSKLGEGSVFMITIPIKWHSEFITDNAISLETILPKTANNTILIVDDDTKIVKDISEYLIEEGYKTITATSGQEAMCMAEKHHPFAITLDIIMPEMDGWEVLQKLKTNTKTKDIPVIVISVSDDKDTGFALGAVGYINKPINKNLLISEIKKLNKTPDSVMIVDDNDFELKQMAEIIEAENINTILATGGNECIKLLENKIPDILVLDLMMPDMDGFKVLGKIRKEPETRDLPVIVVTAKDLTIEDKTKLIGKVSSVIAKSDTTPQDLFKEIKRIIKELERYQSIPISAKDTPKTRILLVEDNQDAIIQVKSILERENYIVDVAAGGQEAFDYIKHTIPDGIILDLMMPEVDGFEVLKKIRSTESTKKLPVLILTAKDLTRADLYKLSANNIQQLINKGNVDINGLLFKVKLMLGNEPKLMEKGEKVKESIGEEKNGRRGEWEKRRMGKEEIEKERINQKKDTDLPNILIVEDNPDNMTTIKAILQNNYNITEAFDGEQGLKIAQSQIPDMVLLDMSLPKINGEEIVKMLKENKETENIPIIAITARVMKGDKEKFLRAGCDGYIAKPIDTEALLAEINRLLHI from the coding sequence ATGAAACGATTTACATTCAAAAGCATCCAAACCCGTTTAACATACTGGTTTCTTCTATTAACGCTAATCCCCTTAATAGTTGTGTTGATAATAACTTATTTTCAACGGGTAAGTGTAATTGAAACCCGAACATTCGATAAACTTGTCGCAATTCGTGATTTGAAAGTTGAACAATTGGAAAGCTGGCTAACCGAAAGGATAAGTGATATATTAACAGTATCCACCGATAATGAATTAATTATTCTCGAAGATATAATTTTTAAGGAGCACAAAGATCAAAGCGATCTTATAGAATATAAGAACATTCGCCGCCTCATGAACCGATATCTGAGCAACTATGCCGCTTATAGTGAGATATTTATAATCAATCCCCGAACAGGCATTGTTGAAATATCTACCAATCAAATTTATGAAGGATTTAATAAATCCGATGATACTTACTTTACCGAACCTTTGCAGACCGGCGAACTATTTATTAAAGATGTCTATTATTCAAAAACATTATCAAGAAATGCGATGACTTTTTCTATTCCTCTATTCTGTTCAAAGCATGATCAACCAGATATTATCGGCATTATGGTGGCGCGTGTTGACCTGAAAAACTCTCTTTATGCTTTGCTTTTGGATAGGGTTGGTTTGGGTAAAACCGGTGAAACTCTGATTGTGAACAAAGATGGGATGGCTTTGAACGAACTCCATTGGTATGAAAACGCTCCTCTCAATCTTCAGGTAAATTCAATTCCTGCCATAAGAGCATCTCAGGGTGAAACCGGAATTACTGAAGCTATTGCATACAACGGAAAAAAAGTTTTGGCTGCTTATACTAACATTCATGAAACAGGATGGGGCTTTGTATGTAAACAGGATTTGTTTGAACTAAACGCCCCCATTCGCGAAATGATAAGGAATTTTATCATAATTTTTATTATTACCGGAATCGTAATTTCTTTAATTGCTATTAGTATCAGCAAATCTATTTCAAAACCAATTGTTGAAATGGATAGTGTAGCGCAAAAGATTAAGGGTGGAGATTATTCGATCAGGAATGTTGTCAGGTCTGAGGATGAACTGGGTTCTTTGGCAAATTCTATTAATAAAACTGCGGACACACTTGAATCCGTGATTACTACCCAAAAAGGTGTTATGGATATTTCCGAAACAATGATCGGTAAAACATCCATGCAGGAATTTGGCATAGCATTGCTTAAACAATTGATGGAAATATCCAGAGCCAATATGAGTACATTTTATATTCTGAATGAAGCGACATCGGAATACGAACATTTCGTATCTGTTGGTGCCAACGAAAAATTGTTAAAACCTTTTAATGCCGAGAACCCCGAAGGAGAGTTTGGAAACGCACTTTCAAAAAAGAGCATTTACTATCTGCATAATATTCCTGAAGATACAATCTTTAAATTTAAAACTATTGCTGGTGATCTTGTCCCCAAAGAAATTATAACTATCCCTGTATTGATTGAAAATACAGTTGTGGCCCTTATTTCACTCGTAAATATTAATAAATTCAGAATAGAATCTTATGAGATATTAAAACAATCATGGTTCAGTATAAATACTTCATATTCAAGTTTATTGTCAAATGAGAGAACCCGGATCCTGGCTGAAAGTTTAACCAGAACTAACCAGCAACTCGAAGCCCAATCGGAAGAATTACAAAATCAGGCAGAAGAGTTACAGGAACAGACCAATGAATTGCATCGTAGTTCAGAAGAACTGCAGGAACAGAATCTTGAACTGGAGACTCAAAGAAATCAGGTGGAAGAGGCAAACCGACTAAAAAGCGAGTTTCTTTCGAATATGAGTCACGAATTACGAACACCTCTTAATTCAATTAATGCACTTTCGCAGGTATTAATTATGCAGGCAAAAAACAAACTGAACGATGATGAAAATAATTATCTGGAGATAATAGAACGTAATGGTAAGCGACTATTATCACTTATAAATGATATTCTTGACTTGTCGAAAATTGAAGCTGGAAAGATGGATATATTACCACAACCTGTTTTTGTGAATTCAGTACTTACAGTTATAAAAGAAAATATGCAAACTTTGGCAGAGAATAAAGGGATTTCAATTAATCTGGATATTCCCGATAATTTACCGGTCATTGAAACCGACGAATCCAAACTCCATCAGGTGATAATGAATATTGTCAGCAATGCAGTTAAATTTACAAAAAAGGGAAATGTAACCATTTCAGCAAAACACGATAATGAAAATATTTTTATTGAAGTAAAAGATACCGGAATTGGTGTTTCAGTAGAAATGCTCCCTCATATTTTTGATGAATTCAGACAAGCCGATGGTTCTTCTTCGCGACAGTACGAAGGAACAGGATTGGGACTTGCTATTGCCAATAAATTGATTATGGTGCTTGGTGGTAATATTAAAGTTAAAAGTAAATTAGGTGAAGGTTCCGTTTTTATGATTACAATTCCCATTAAATGGCACAGTGAATTCATAACAGATAATGCTATCAGCCTTGAAACTATATTGCCAAAAACTGCGAATAATACAATTCTAATAGTAGATGATGATACAAAAATTGTTAAAGATATTTCAGAATATCTCATAGAAGAAGGTTATAAAACAATTACTGCTACATCAGGACAAGAAGCTATGTGCATGGCTGAAAAACATCATCCTTTTGCTATTACTCTGGATATTATTATGCCCGAAATGGATGGATGGGAAGTATTACAAAAATTAAAAACAAATACAAAAACAAAAGATATTCCTGTAATTGTTATTTCAGTTTCCGATGATAAAGATACCGGATTTGCTCTTGGTGCAGTGGGATATATTAATAAGCCCATAAATAAAAATCTGTTGATATCAGAAATCAAAAAACTAAATAAAACTCCCGATTCTGTAATGATAGTTGATGATAATGATTTTGAGCTTAAACAGATGGCAGAAATTATAGAAGCGGAGAATATAAATACCATTTTGGCAACTGGTGGAAATGAATGTATTAAATTATTAGAGAATAAAATCCCTGATATCCTTGTCCTTGACCTTATGATGCCTGACATGGATGGATTTAAGGTTTTGGGAAAAATACGAAAGGAACCCGAGACAAGAGACTTGCCGGTTATTGTTGTAACAGCAAAAGATCTGACGATAGAAGATAAAACAAAGCTAATCGGAAAAGTTTCATCTGTAATAGCAAAAAGCGATACAACTCCGCAAGATTTATTTAAAGAGATAAAACGAATTATTAAAGAATTAGAAAGATACCAAAGCATTCCTATTTCTGCAAAAGATACTCCTAAAACTCGTATTCTTTTGGTTGAGGATAATCAAGATGCTATAATCCAGGTGAAATCAATTCTCGAAAGAGAAAATTACATAGTGGATGTGGCAGCCGGCGGACAAGAAGCTTTTGATTATATTAAGCATACTATTCCTGATGGAATTATTCTGGACTTAATGATGCCTGAAGTTGATGGTTTTGAAGTGCTGAAAAAAATAAGAAGTACCGAATCAACAAAAAAGCTCCCTGTTTTAATTCTTACTGCAAAAGATTTAACACGTGCAGACTTATATAAATTGAGTGCTAATAATATCCAGCAATTAATTAACAAGGGCAACGTAGATATTAATGGTTTGCTTTTTAAAGTTAAACTTATGCTTGGAAATGAACCTAAATTAATGGAAAAAGGAGAAAAAGTGAAAGAAAGTATTGGAGAAGAAAAGAATGGGAGAAGAGGAGAATGGGAGAAAAGGAGAATGGGAAAGGAAGAAATAGAGAAAGAGAGAATTAATCAGAAAAAAGATACGGATTTACCAAATATTTTAATAGTAGAAGATAATCCTGATAATATGACTACGATCAAAGCTATTTTGCAAAATAATTACAATATTACTGAGGCTTTTGATGGAGAGCAGGGATTAAAGATAGCACAATCTCAGATTCCTGATATGGTTCTTCTTGATATGTCTCTACCAAAAATAAATGGAGAAGAAATTGTTAAAATGTTAAAAGAAAATAAAGAAACTGAAAATATTCCGATAATAGCAATTACAGCACGTGTAATGAAAGGTGATAAAGAAAAATTTCTAAGAGCCGGATGTGACGGATATATTGCGAAACCAATTGACACGGAGGCACTACTTGCAGAAATTAATAGATTATTGCATATATAG